A segment of the Bradyrhizobium sp. CCBAU 53340 genome:
CTCTTGATCGGAGACGACGGCGAAATCCTGGTCCATCACCGGAAGCTGGTGCCGACGTTCTACGAGAAGCTGGTCTGGGCGTCGGGCGACGGCGCCGGTCTCAAGGTGGCGGACGGGCGGCTCGGCCGGATCGGCGGCCTGATCTGCGGCGAGAACACCAATCCGCTGGCCCGGTTTGCGCTGATGGCCCAGGGCGAGCAGGTGCACATCTCGAGCTGGCCGCCGATGTGGCCGACGCGTCGGCCGAGCGGCGGCGGCAATTTCAACAACGTTGCGGCCAACCGCATCCGCGCCAGCGCGCATTCGTTCGAAGCCAAGGCGTTCGGGATCATCACCGCCGGATATATGGATGCGCCGATGCGCGCCTTCCTGATCGCGCGGGATCCCACCGTCGCCGAAGTGATCGACCAGACGCCGCGCGCTGCGAGCTTCTTCGTCGATCCGACGGGTGAGGCCTTCGGCGACACGTTCCAGGACCAGGAAGGCATCGCCTACGCAGACATCGATCTCAACAGATGCGTCGAACCGAAGCAATTCCACGATGTCGTCGGCTACTATAACAGGTTTGATATTTTTGATCTCTCGATCGACCGGACGCGGCTTGTTCCGGCGTACTTTTCCGACGAGGCGGCACGGCCGCCAGCCGGGGCCGCGCTGCTATCGACCGATCAAGTCAAAGTCGTGGACGGAGCGCTGTGATCAACTCAACGCGTGCGCCGTCACACCGTCAGAATCGTCAGCCAACCGGCCCCGCCGTCCAATTGTCGCCGGCCAGCGGCCTGACCGTGACGTCGGGAAGCACGCCGCGCTCCATGCTGGGATCGAAATGGCGCATGGTCCGCTCGTTGAGATCGATGATACGTCCGGGCCTGAGCGGCCCCACGTCGTTGATCTTGACGATGACCTTCTTGCCGACGGCCTCGACCAGCGCGTATTTCGGCCGTGCGCCGAATTGAACCCCACCAAATTTCTGCCGCAAGCTCGTCTTGATGGCGGCTGTCCACACCTCTGGATCATATCGCTCGCCGGAGGCTGTTTTCGGTCCACCCTCCTCCTTGCCGGGCTTGAACGGATTATACGAGGAAGCTGCGCCAACGATCTTATCGCCACAGGCGGCGTCGACGAAAGCGCTTGAATGATCCCCAACTGTTTCACTTCGCGCAGCACTGACAGAAACGGCAAGCGCAACCAGGGCGCCGCACATCGCGGCGCTCGAGCGGAACTCCATTACAACTCCTTTGATTTTCCGTCCGGCTCCCGATGCCGCAGACGATGGGCAAGCGAACGCGTCAGCGTTTTCGAACTTGCGCCAATCTCTCGCGGATTCGTGCCACTCCGTGGCCGCGGAACCGTTGCGAGAACCTGAGCAGTTCCCGCGTCGTGTTTTTGTTGTCGCCGTCTAAGACAGAGAATGAGTCAGCAACATGACCCGCTGGGCCGACCCCCGGAGTCTTACGCGCCCAGCTGTGACGATAACTGCGCAATGCCCGTAAAAGCCGCAGTGACGTGACGCTTCAGAACATGGCGCGCCTCGTTGTCGCGCAACAGGCGGCTCTAAAGCGCGATGAGTTCAGCTCTAGCCTCCGCCGACGCCAACGACTCCACCGTGCTTGATCAGCTCCTTGCCCACCGCGGCAAGGTGCACCTGGTCCGGGCCGTCGCCGATGCGGATGAAGCGGGCATAGACATAGGCGCGTGCGAGGAACGTGTCCTGCGAGACGCCGGCGGCGCCGTGAATCTGGATGGCGCGGTCGATGACGCGGGCCGCCATGCTCGGCACCACGATCTTCGCGGCGGCGATCAGATCACGCGCGGCCTTGTTGCCTTCGCGGTCCATCTTGTCGGCGGCCTGCAGCGTGAGCAGCCGCGCCTGCGTGATCTCGCAGAAGGAATGCGCGATGTCCTCACGCACCGAGCCCTGCTCGGCGAGTGGCTTGCCGAAGGCTGTGCGCGACACCGAGCGCTGGCACATCAATTCCAGCGCACGCTGGGCACAGCCGATCAACCGCATGCAGTGATGGATGCGGCCGGGGCCGAGCCGGCCTTGCGCGATCTCGAAGCCGCGGCCCTCGCCGAGCAGCATGTTCTCGGCGGGAACGCGAACATTCTCATAGACGATCTCGGGATGGCCGACCGGCGCGTCGTCATAGCCGTAGGTGAGCATATCGCGGACGATGCGCACACCCGGCGTGTTCCGGGGCACCAGGATCATGGATTGCTGGCGATGGCGGTCGGGATCATCAGGGGCGGTCTTGCCCATCACGATCAGGATCTCGCAATCCTCGTTCATCGCGCCCGAGGTGAACCATTTGCGGCCGTTGATGACGTAGTCGTCGCCGTCGCGCCTGATCGCGCACTGGATATTGGTGGCGTCGCTCGAGGCGACCTGCGGCTCGGTCATCGAGAAGCCGGAGCGGATGCGCCCTTCCAGCAGCGGCTTCAGCCAGCGCTCCTGCTGCGCCTTGGTGCCGTAGTTCGCCAGCACCTCCATGTTGCCGACATCGGGCGCCGAGCAGTTGAACACCTCCGGCGCCCAGAGGATGCGGCCCATGATCTCCTTCACGGGGGCATATTCGAGATTGGTCAGGCCCGGTCCGTGCTCGCCTGACAGGAACAGGTTCCAGAGCCCCTGCTCCCGCGCCAGCCGCTTCAGATCCTGCAATATTTGCGGTGTCTTGTAGCGCGCGGCTTCCGGCTTCACCTGCTCGTAATAGAGCTCCTCGACCGGCTCGACATGCGCGCGCATGAACTGGCGGACGCGCTCTTGCAGCTCCAGCGAACGGGCGGAGTGTTGGAAGTCCATGGCGGTCTCTCCACAAGCACGAAGTATCGTAGGGTGGGCAAGCGAAACGTGCCCACCATCTCTCGCGAATCATGAATAGGTGGTGGGCACGGCGCAAGTGCGCCTTTGCCCACCCTACGATACCGGAGCCAGTGGAGAGCCCGGCGACCAGACTCGCCGCCTGCCTCACGTCCCCTTCAGCAACTCGCTCGCCACCACCCAGTCATTGCCGTCGAACTGCAGCATATAGCCGTCCTTGATCGGGCGGAAATCCTGCGGTGTGGTGTTGAGCGTGATACCGGGCAGCAGCAGCGACAGCGGCACGCTCTTCAGGTTCGAGGCCTGCGCCATGATGTTCTCGCGCGTCAGATCGTCCTTGCACTGCCTCAGCACCACCACCAGCGCTTCGGCGACCGTATAGCCGTAGAGCGCGGCGACGTTGTTGATGTCGGCATTGGGCAGGCGCCGCTTCATGAAGTCGATATAGGCCGACATTGCCGGATCGTCCTTCGGCTCGGCCGTGAACGGTTTGAGCGAGCCGAGCGACAGCACGCCCTTGCCGGCATCGAGGCCGGCCGGCGCCATCACGGTCGCCTTGTTGGCGCAGCCGCTCGCGAGGAAACGCGTCGGCTGCCAGCCGACCTCATGCGCCTTCCGGATCGCCTGCGCGCAGGCGCGCGGCGTCACGGAATAGATCATAAAGACGTCGGCCTTGGTGTTGGCGAGCGTCAGCACCTGGGAATCGACGGTGGGATCGGTGACCTCGAAGCTAGAGGCCATCGCGATCGCCTTGTCCGCGTCAGCACCGAGCGCTTCCTTGACGCCGCGAAAATACTCCTTGCCGGCATCGTCGTTCTGATAGAGCACGGCAAAGCGCGCGTTCGGATTCTTGGCGCGGGCATAGGCAACATCGATCGCGGCCTCGCTGGTGTAGTTCGGCGCCCAGGGCAGCGCCATCGACCATGGCATATTTGTGGGATCGTTCCATTTCGAAGCCGAGCTGATCAGAAAGAGCTGCGGCACCTTGTTGCTGTTGAGATATTTTGCGATCGCCGAGCTCGGCGCCGTGCCCATGGTCGCGAAGATGAAGGCAACGCCCTCGCCTTCGACCAGCCGCCGCGCGGCTTCCATCGTCTTCGGCGGCGAGAAGGCGTCGTCGAGCGAGAGCAGATTGAGCTTGCGGCCGTTGACGCCGCCCTTCTCGTTGACCTCGTCGAAATAGGCCGCGAGCACCCGCCCTGTGATGCCGAGCGGCGAGGCCGGCCCGCTATAGGGCATGGTGTTGCCGATCTTGATCTCGGTGTCGGAAACCCCTGGACCGTAGGATTTTTGTGCGGAGGCAGGCGCGGACAGACATGCGGCAGCCAGCGCTGCGGCCAGGACCAAAGCGGCTTTCATGGTTTCTCCCCGGAGCTTATCGTCCGCGCGAAGCGATTGCGTGGCGTGCTGCGTTTTGCCAGCGCGTCAGCTCAGCGAAGTTCCGCGGGATGGTCTTGCGTCGAGTTGCTGGTTACTCGGCGCCACGCTTCGATCCCGCATAGGAACGCCGCAACAGCGCGAACAGGCTGCCGCCGGTCGCCGCTCCCAGCAGGTAGACGACCAGGGTCTGGACCGCGAGCGGCAGGCTGAGATTCATCCTGAAGAAGGAGATCGTGACCGTCTCGAAATTCTGCGCGGCAAAGATCACCGTCGCGGCAGCGAACAGAACGATGACGGCGATGTAGAGCCAACGCATCGCGTTCCCCTTCCCGTCCCGCCTAGTGCCGCCGTTTCAGGCTGAAGCCCAGGCCCACCCAGCCCGCGCCCGCCATGATCAGGTCGATGCCGAGGAACAGGCCGAGGATGTAGACGCTGTTCACCGGCCAGCGCGCCACGATCAAGAGACCGAGCAGCAGCGTGATGGCGCCAGACAGCGCGACCCACACCCACGGGCTCTCGCGCTTCATGCTGAAGGCGAGAAACAGCCTGACGGCGCCCGACGCGATCAGCGATATGCCGAGAAACAGCGTCAGCAGGACTGCCGCGAACAGCGGATTATCGAAGGTGAGGATGCCGGCGATGACGTAGAGCACGCCGAGCAGCACCCAGACCAGGAACTTGCCCCAGCTCTTCATCTGGAAGGCGCCAATGATCTCGGCGCCTCCGGCAACGATCATCATCGCCCCGACCACGATCACGCTCGCCACCGTCGCCATCACCACGCTGCCGAGCGCGACGAAGCCGGCGATCAGGTAGACGACGCCAAGGGCGACAATCCAGCCCCATTTGCCATGCAGCGCCGCAATCCCGGAGCCCAGGCCGGGGTGGGAAGAGGTATCCGAAGCAGACGTCATGACGCATCTCCTGCATGTGATGCCCCAGAGCACATCTCAGGATAGCACGTGCCGGGACTACAGCCAGCAGAACAGCCCGACGGCCGCCAGCGTTGACGCAGATCAAGCGCGCGACCGCTCCATCTCGAGTTCGGCCTTGAGGTTGTCGAGATCGCGATAAATCGAGGCGACCGCAAGCACCCGGCCATCCTTGCGGTACTTCAGCAGGCAGTCCTTGTCCTTGATGCTGCCGTCGACGTCGATGTCGTCAAAGCTCTCGGCGTGGCCGACATAATTGATCGGCACGTCGTAATGCTGGCTCCAGAAGAACGGCACCGCGTCGAAGCGCTCGCGCCTGCCGAGCATGTTGCGCGCCGCGGTCTGGCCCTGCCGCTCCGCGACCACCCAGTGCTCGACGCGGATGGTCTGCCGCGAATGCGGATCGGGCCAGCGTGCGATGTCGCCGGCAGCGAAGATTCCGGCGACGCTGGTTTCGAGATATTCGCTGACGCTGACGCCGCGATCGGCCGCAAGCCCGGCGTGCTCGGCCAGCGCAAGGCACGGCTTGACGCCGATGCCGACCACGACGAGATCGGCCTCGATCACGGCGCCGCTCTTCAGCGTGGCGCGGATGCCGTCGAGCTTCTCCACGGTGTCCTTGAGGTGAAAGTTGACACCGTTCTCTTCGTGCAGCGCGCGAATGAAGTCGCCCATCTCGGGCCCGAGCACCTTCTGCATCGGCCGCTCCTCGGGCGCGACCACATGCACCTCGATCTTGCGCGCCCGCAAGGACGCCGCGACCTCGAGGCCGATGAAGCTGGCGCCGATCACCAGCGCGCGCTTGGCACTGCCTGCGGCCTTAATGATCGCGCGGCTGTCGGCGACGGAGCGCAGGGTATGGACGTGCGGCTGGTCGGCGCCTGATATCTGGAGCTTCACCGGCTCGGCGCCGGTGGCGAGCAGCAGGCGATCGAACGGAAGCCTGTCGCCATTGCCGAGCGTCACGCTGCGTGTCTTCGGGTCGATCGCCGAGACGTTGGTGTTGAGCCGCAGATCGATGCCGGCGTCCTGATAGTAATCCTCGCCCCGCAGCGGCAGCCAATCCTCCGGCGCGTTGCCGGCAAGGTAATCCTTGGAGAGATTGGGACGATCGACCGGCATCGCGCCGTCATTGCTAAGCATGGTGATGGCACCGGCAAAACCCTCGCGGCGCAGCGTTTCGGCCGCCGCAAAGCCGGCCGCACCGCCGCCGACGATGACGAATTTTTCCGGGGTCGACGCGCTGCGATGGGCTGTCGACGGTTTGGCCGCCTCGCGCTTGCGCGCAACGACGATCCTGTCCCGATCGCGCGTGACATCCCACGCCGCCAGCGCGTTCAGCGCCGGCGGACGCATTGCCTCGCCCGACTGCAGGGAGAAGCAGGCATGATGCCAGGGACAGCGGATGGTGTCGCCAACCACGAGCCCTTCGGCGAGCGGACCATGGTAATGGCTGCAAAGAGGCTCGATCGCAAAGATCTCGCTGCCGGCCTGTACCAGCAGGACATCCTCCCCGCCGACATGGCCGAGCAGCTTGCCGTCCTTGAACGCGCTCAGCGACACGCCCGTGGTCAGGTCGGGACCGCTCGGCTTCTTGTCGTCGGTCATAGTTGCCTCCTTGGCGTTGGCCCCCTATCGGATCAATCATCCGAATTGGCGAGCCCCAGCAGCTCCTGGCGCGTCAGCGCATTGTCGCGGAACACGCCCAGCATGCGGCTGGTGACGAGATCGGTCCCCGGCTTGTGCGCGCCGCGCGTGGTCATGCAGTGATGCGTCGCCTTGATGATGACGCCGACGCCTTCGGGCCTCAGCACATCATTGATCGTATTAGCGATCTGCGCGGTCATCTTCTCCTGGATCTGAAGCCGCTTGGCGTAGATGTCGACGAGACGCGCGAGCTTGGAGATGCCGACCACGCGTCCTTGCGGGATATAGGCGACCCAGGCGCGTCCGACGATCGGCGCCATATGGTGCTCGCAATGGCTCTCGAAGCGAACGCCGCGCAGCACGATCATTTCGTCATAGCCTTCGATCTCCTCGAAGGTCTTTTGCAGGATTTCGGTCGGATCCTGCGCATAGCCCGAGAAATATTCCTCAAAGGCGCGGGCGACGCGGTCCGGCGTCTCGCGCAGACCATCGCGCGCGGGGTCGTCGCCGGCCCAGCGGATCATGGTCCGGATCGCCTGCTCAACCTCCGCCCTGTCAGGCCGATCGCTCGGCGCCTGCGCGACCGCGACGCGTTCCAGCCTGCGCGCTTGTGACGTCATCGAAAACCTCCCCTGCAACGGACCGCACACGGAGGCGGCCCCACAGCTTGGACGGCTGCGGTCGGAAAAGGTTCCCAGGATCGGGAAAAATCGGAGGGGGGCCTCAGATCCTCATCGTGAGGCGCTGGATTCAGCGGCCTTGCGCACGTCGAGCACCGCCTGCGCCCACTCGGCCGGCCGCTCCTGCGGCAAATTATGGCCGGCGCCTGCGAACACGCGCAGCTCGAAAAAGCCCTCGAACTTGCTGGCGTGATGGGCAGTACCGGGAATGACGCCGTCGCTGTCGCCGTCGATCCCGATGGTGGGAACGCGCACCAGCGGCTGCGCAGCGAGCCTGGCCTCGATCGCGGCGTAAGCGGGATCGCCTTCGACCAGCGCGTAGCGGTGGCGATAGGAATGAATCACGACGTCGACGAAATCAGGATTGTCGAACGACACCGCGCTTCGATCGAAGGTTGCATCGTCGAAAGTCCATTTCGGCGACCACATCGACCAGAGCTGCCGGGCAAAGCCGCGGCGGTTGCGCTCCAGCGCACGGCGGCCGCGCTCGTTGTGGAAGAGATATTGGTACCACAGCGCGGCCTCGTGCGGCGGCGAGGCCGGCTCCATCGCGCGCGCGATGTTCTGGATGTTGTAGGAATTGCCGGAGACGAGCCCGACGACGCGCTCAGGATA
Coding sequences within it:
- a CDS encoding ABC transporter substrate-binding protein, whose translation is MKAALVLAAALAAACLSAPASAQKSYGPGVSDTEIKIGNTMPYSGPASPLGITGRVLAAYFDEVNEKGGVNGRKLNLLSLDDAFSPPKTMEAARRLVEGEGVAFIFATMGTAPSSAIAKYLNSNKVPQLFLISSASKWNDPTNMPWSMALPWAPNYTSEAAIDVAYARAKNPNARFAVLYQNDDAGKEYFRGVKEALGADADKAIAMASSFEVTDPTVDSQVLTLANTKADVFMIYSVTPRACAQAIRKAHEVGWQPTRFLASGCANKATVMAPAGLDAGKGVLSLGSLKPFTAEPKDDPAMSAYIDFMKRRLPNADINNVAALYGYTVAEALVVVLRQCKDDLTRENIMAQASNLKSVPLSLLLPGITLNTTPQDFRPIKDGYMLQFDGNDWVVASELLKGT
- a CDS encoding HdeD family acid-resistance protein, with the protein product MTSASDTSSHPGLGSGIAALHGKWGWIVALGVVYLIAGFVALGSVVMATVASVIVVGAMMIVAGGAEIIGAFQMKSWGKFLVWVLLGVLYVIAGILTFDNPLFAAVLLTLFLGISLIASGAVRLFLAFSMKRESPWVWVALSGAITLLLGLLIVARWPVNSVYILGLFLGIDLIMAGAGWVGLGFSLKRRH
- a CDS encoding FAD-dependent oxidoreductase; translation: MTDDKKPSGPDLTTGVSLSAFKDGKLLGHVGGEDVLLVQAGSEIFAIEPLCSHYHGPLAEGLVVGDTIRCPWHHACFSLQSGEAMRPPALNALAAWDVTRDRDRIVVARKREAAKPSTAHRSASTPEKFVIVGGGAAGFAAAETLRREGFAGAITMLSNDGAMPVDRPNLSKDYLAGNAPEDWLPLRGEDYYQDAGIDLRLNTNVSAIDPKTRSVTLGNGDRLPFDRLLLATGAEPVKLQISGADQPHVHTLRSVADSRAIIKAAGSAKRALVIGASFIGLEVAASLRARKIEVHVVAPEERPMQKVLGPEMGDFIRALHEENGVNFHLKDTVEKLDGIRATLKSGAVIEADLVVVGIGVKPCLALAEHAGLAADRGVSVSEYLETSVAGIFAAGDIARWPDPHSRQTIRVEHWVVAERQGQTAARNMLGRRERFDAVPFFWSQHYDVPINYVGHAESFDDIDVDGSIKDKDCLLKYRKDGRVLAVASIYRDLDNLKAELEMERSRA
- the folE gene encoding GTP cyclohydrolase I FolE produces the protein MTSQARRLERVAVAQAPSDRPDRAEVEQAIRTMIRWAGDDPARDGLRETPDRVARAFEEYFSGYAQDPTEILQKTFEEIEGYDEMIVLRGVRFESHCEHHMAPIVGRAWVAYIPQGRVVGISKLARLVDIYAKRLQIQEKMTAQIANTINDVLRPEGVGVIIKATHHCMTTRGAHKPGTDLVTSRMLGVFRDNALTRQELLGLANSDD
- a CDS encoding alpha/beta fold hydrolase; amino-acid sequence: MQQKTVSTDVLDIAYREYGAADGWPCIMGHGFPYDVNAYAETAPILAQAGARVLVPWLRGYGPTRFRSAQTLRSGEQAALGADLLAFMDALKIERAVVGGYDWGGRAACVVSALYPERVVGLVSGNSYNIQNIARAMEPASPPHEAALWYQYLFHNERGRRALERNRRGFARQLWSMWSPKWTFDDATFDRSAVSFDNPDFVDVVIHSYRHRYALVEGDPAYAAIEARLAAQPLVRVPTIGIDGDSDGVIPGTAHHASKFEGFFELRVFAGAGHNLPQERPAEWAQAVLDVRKAAESSASR
- a CDS encoding septal ring lytic transglycosylase RlpA family protein, which encodes MEFRSSAAMCGALVALAVSVSAARSETVGDHSSAFVDAACGDKIVGAASSYNPFKPGKEEGGPKTASGERYDPEVWTAAIKTSLRQKFGGVQFGARPKYALVEAVGKKVIVKINDVGPLRPGRIIDLNERTMRHFDPSMERGVLPDVTVRPLAGDNWTAGPVG
- a CDS encoding carbon-nitrogen hydrolase family protein; the encoded protein is MLPRFKAAAVHAAPVFLDRTATTEKAIAIIREAARAGAELIAFPETYIPAFPVWAALWAPIDNHDLFVRMAEQSVLIDGPEVARLRAEARALGVIVSIGISERSSVSTGGLWNSNLLIGDDGEILVHHRKLVPTFYEKLVWASGDGAGLKVADGRLGRIGGLICGENTNPLARFALMAQGEQVHISSWPPMWPTRRPSGGGNFNNVAANRIRASAHSFEAKAFGIITAGYMDAPMRAFLIARDPTVAEVIDQTPRAASFFVDPTGEAFGDTFQDQEGIAYADIDLNRCVEPKQFHDVVGYYNRFDIFDLSIDRTRLVPAYFSDEAARPPAGAALLSTDQVKVVDGAL
- a CDS encoding acyl-CoA dehydrogenase family protein: MDFQHSARSLELQERVRQFMRAHVEPVEELYYEQVKPEAARYKTPQILQDLKRLAREQGLWNLFLSGEHGPGLTNLEYAPVKEIMGRILWAPEVFNCSAPDVGNMEVLANYGTKAQQERWLKPLLEGRIRSGFSMTEPQVASSDATNIQCAIRRDGDDYVINGRKWFTSGAMNEDCEILIVMGKTAPDDPDRHRQQSMILVPRNTPGVRIVRDMLTYGYDDAPVGHPEIVYENVRVPAENMLLGEGRGFEIAQGRLGPGRIHHCMRLIGCAQRALELMCQRSVSRTAFGKPLAEQGSVREDIAHSFCEITQARLLTLQAADKMDREGNKAARDLIAAAKIVVPSMAARVIDRAIQIHGAAGVSQDTFLARAYVYARFIRIGDGPDQVHLAAVGKELIKHGGVVGVGGG